A section of the Bacillus thermozeamaize genome encodes:
- a CDS encoding DNA-binding response regulator, producing MKIRAMIAEDERLAREELAYLLQQEEDVTLCPSAETGEQLLALYDQYRPNVIFLDIQMPGPSGVEVARRLVTESRDDEVPLFVFTTAYDDFAVEAFELEAVDYLLKPYDEARFKVAMERVRKRMSNAPAAAAQTQLQEVRLSKLLIEDGERMVVLQPESVCYAVRVDRYLEIHTEKETIQSRMTLQELEEKLRGYPFFRTHRSYLVNLDYIQEITPWFNGAWNLILKDGKRSKIPVSRAAAKRLFALLGW from the coding sequence ATGAAGATTCGGGCCATGATTGCGGAGGACGAACGGTTGGCGCGGGAGGAGCTGGCATACCTTTTGCAGCAGGAGGAGGATGTCACCCTTTGCCCCAGCGCGGAGACCGGCGAACAATTGCTGGCGTTATATGATCAATACCGTCCCAATGTGATCTTTCTGGACATCCAGATGCCAGGACCTTCCGGTGTGGAGGTGGCCCGGCGGCTGGTCACCGAATCCCGTGACGATGAGGTTCCCTTGTTTGTCTTCACGACCGCGTATGACGATTTCGCCGTGGAGGCATTTGAACTGGAGGCGGTGGATTATTTGTTGAAACCGTATGATGAGGCCCGCTTCAAGGTGGCGATGGAACGGGTGCGCAAAAGGATGTCCAACGCGCCGGCGGCCGCCGCTCAAACCCAGTTGCAGGAAGTGCGGTTGAGCAAGCTGTTGATCGAGGATGGGGAGAGAATGGTGGTCCTGCAGCCGGAATCCGTTTGCTACGCGGTTCGCGTGGACCGGTACCTGGAAATTCATACGGAAAAGGAGACGATTCAAAGCCGGATGACCCTGCAGGAGTTGGAGGAAAAACTGCGAGGGTATCCCTTTTTTCGCACGCACCGAAGCTATCTGGTCAATCTGGATTACATCCAGGAGATTACGCCCTGGTTCAATGGGGCCTGGAACCTGATTCTCAAGGACGGAAAAAGGAGCAAAATCCCTGTCAGCCGGGCGGCGGCAAAGCGGTTATTCGCGCTGCTGGGGTGGTGA
- a CDS encoding cation acetate symporter — protein sequence MGAHVFGIVLFAAIVALTMYITYWAAKRNKSTTDFYAAGRSLTGWQNGLAIAGDYLSAASFLGIAGLVALNGYDGFMYAVGWLMGYIVVLYIVAEPLRNSGKYTLADVLAYRLKPVPVRTMAAIVTLVVSTFYMVAQMVGAGSIIQLLTGIPYEGAVVLIGVLMIIYVVFGGMLATSWVQIVKAVLLMSGTIIIILFLAVIFGFNPSNLFGAVAEKNGVEFLQPGLLYKNPIDLVSLGIALILGTAGLPHILIRFYTVPSAQEARKSVIWAMILIGAFYVLITFVGFGAAVLVGPDAIKAADKGGNMAAPLLAQYLGGGAGSIGGEMFMAAIAAVSFATIVAVVAGLVLAASGAFAHDIYTNVIKRGQADEKQQFQVARYTALVVGAVSILIGILAKGQNVAYLVALAFAVAASANLPAIIFSIYWKRFNTTGAIAGMLVGMISAVTLVMLGPSVMKENAIFPLANPGIISVPLGFLTSVIVTLLSRPESYEDKYEELYVKANTGIGAEM from the coding sequence ATGGGCGCGCATGTGTTTGGGATCGTACTTTTTGCCGCGATTGTTGCGCTGACGATGTACATCACGTACTGGGCCGCCAAGCGCAACAAGAGCACCACCGATTTTTACGCGGCCGGGCGTTCGCTGACCGGGTGGCAAAATGGCCTGGCCATTGCCGGGGACTACCTGAGCGCAGCCTCCTTCCTGGGGATTGCGGGTTTGGTGGCCCTGAACGGTTATGATGGGTTCATGTATGCGGTTGGCTGGCTGATGGGGTATATTGTGGTGCTGTATATCGTTGCCGAGCCCTTGCGCAACTCCGGCAAATACACGCTGGCCGACGTCCTGGCTTACCGGCTCAAGCCGGTGCCCGTGCGGACGATGGCGGCGATTGTGACGCTGGTGGTCAGCACCTTCTACATGGTGGCCCAGATGGTGGGTGCCGGGTCGATCATCCAGCTGTTGACCGGGATTCCCTACGAGGGGGCTGTGGTGCTCATCGGTGTCTTGATGATCATCTACGTGGTGTTCGGCGGGATGCTGGCCACCAGCTGGGTACAGATTGTCAAAGCGGTGCTTTTGATGTCGGGCACCATCATCATCATCCTCTTTTTGGCCGTGATCTTCGGTTTTAACCCGTCCAATCTGTTCGGCGCGGTGGCTGAGAAGAACGGGGTGGAATTCCTGCAGCCCGGGCTGCTCTACAAGAATCCGATTGACCTGGTGTCCTTGGGAATTGCCCTGATCCTCGGCACGGCAGGCTTGCCTCATATCCTCATCCGCTTCTACACTGTGCCGTCGGCGCAGGAGGCGCGTAAATCGGTGATCTGGGCGATGATCCTCATCGGCGCCTTTTACGTGTTGATTACGTTCGTCGGCTTTGGTGCCGCCGTCCTGGTGGGTCCGGACGCGATCAAGGCGGCAGACAAAGGCGGAAACATGGCTGCCCCGTTGCTTGCGCAGTATCTCGGCGGAGGTGCGGGAAGCATCGGCGGGGAGATGTTCATGGCGGCCATTGCGGCAGTCTCCTTCGCCACGATTGTCGCTGTGGTGGCAGGATTGGTGCTTGCCGCTTCCGGTGCCTTCGCGCATGACATCTATACCAACGTGATCAAGCGGGGCCAGGCCGATGAAAAGCAACAGTTCCAGGTGGCCCGCTATACCGCGCTCGTCGTCGGTGCGGTTTCCATTCTGATCGGGATCCTGGCCAAAGGGCAAAACGTGGCCTATCTGGTGGCGCTGGCCTTTGCCGTGGCTGCCAGTGCCAATCTGCCGGCGATTATCTTTTCGATTTACTGGAAACGGTTCAATACCACCGGGGCGATTGCCGGCATGCTGGTCGGGATGATTTCCGCGGTCACCCTGGTGATGCTGGGTCCGAGCGTGATGAAGGAAAATGCCATCTTTCCCCTGGCCAACCCGGGAATCATCAGCGTGCCGCTGGGCTTTTTGACGTCGGTGATCGTTACGCTGCTGAGCAGGCCCGAATCGTATGAGGACAAGTATGAAGAGCTGTACGTCAAAGCCAATACCGGAATTGGTGCAGAAATGTAA